The DNA segment TAATTTTCACAGTAATTTTAATTATCATAAATTGTTCGTTTATGGTTTGTATACATATCTTATTTATTCCCACTGATTCCTTACTATTTTCGTAATTTTGCATTCAAAATTATTGCCTAACATATATTcatgataatatttacagtCTGAGCCACGAAAATGCTCACATTTTAGTGATTccaaaccaaaataaatgtaaCGAAATAACACCTGGAATAAAACTGAACAACTTAGACAAGAGGATAATTGGACTTGTCTCTTGTGCGTCATGATGTCCGACACGCCATCGAGCACATCAACAGTTATTTCAGCATTTTAGCATGTCTTTGTTCACGTATCGAATGCTGTAAAGAAGTTAAGCTAACAAAAAGTGCCTCAAAATGATACTCATTCCTCCCTGTTTTCAGGATGGAAAGTGCGTTGCtcggtgtgtgtgagttctgcGCATTGATTTCAGTGTGTTTACAGAATAGTGTTCTTACAAGTGCGGCGTGTAAAAAGCAGGCGCCCCGTACGTCTGCGAGCTCAGCATGAACGGAGACAGTACTGCATGACTAGGCAGGAAGGGTAACTGAGTAGTGCACACTAGTCCTCCAGGTGTGTGACTCGGATAGTTGGCGTGCATTGAGAGATGACCGCCCATGGGTGGAGACGGACTGAGGGGACTCAGGCCGCCCAAACCGCCGTTCGGTCCGTTCGGTCCTCCACCGCCACCACCCGTCGGAGCGCTAGTGTCTGCTCCCGGGTTCTGCTTCTTCCACTTTGTCCTGCGGTTCTGAAACCAGATTTTTACCTGAGTCTCCGTTAAACTCAGTGACAGCGCCAGATTGAGGCGCTCGCACACGGACAGGTAGCGCGTCGATTTGAATTTGTTCTCCAGTGCCACGAGCTGCTCGTATGTGAACGCAGTCCGAGCTCTTCTCGGCTTTCCGGACTTCGAGTCCGAGCCGGAGCGCTTTCTCTTCGACTTGCCTTGCTGGTTCTGTCCATTTGATGAAGACTGCTGGCTCTGCTGGCTGCCAGGACTCGGACATTTCATGACCGGGTCCTCGTCCTCTCCATCGGCGTTTCCAGTGAGCGCACCGCTGCTCTCGTCACTGCACAGATCATCCTGCATCTCGCTGTCCGTGTGATTCCCACGCGTAAAATCACTCTCACATTCTGAAGATCTGAACACGAAGCCATCCTCTGGTGGAAAACAATTTGCAGTGATgcattattcatatttatttagcCTAAAATAAAACCGTATTGTAAACAAACTGATAgtaatttgtgtttttagtttATGTAGTAATTATGTTttaattatgttaatattaatcAAATCATGTAATGAGCTACATTGATGTATGTTtgaataattcaataattattgtaatcagttaaaataaatatactctAAAATATGATTgtgaactttatttaaaattctaataaaaaaataataacatgatGAGCACAAGCattgtttattttccctttgttttcatgaataaaattaaattcatttagGTCTGAaacttttattctcatttttttgtaacttttaaAACTCATTCGGAAACAAAAAGGTCTACATATAGATAGGCTACACTAAAAGAGTTTAAAAATAGGTTAAAGCATCCATGTGTATGTCACGTCTCGAAGCGTTAACTGTTGCCTTCTGGACCAGTTTTCAATCTGTTTTCGTGTTATTTTTTGGAATGCAGTACAAACCTTATACTGAGTTAAGTGTGCATTTATAGTGTGCATTTATGGTTTGGAGTTAAAACGTCTTATCAGATGCAAAAACTGTCCTAAACATACGACTATTTGAAGTATCAGCAcatgtttattcagtatttGATTGTAAGCTTAGCTCAATTATACCTTCTCTTCATTTTCACTATTCAGGCTTGAGACAAAGCTATGCAACATcga comes from the Tachysurus fulvidraco isolate hzauxx_2018 chromosome 17, HZAU_PFXX_2.0, whole genome shotgun sequence genome and includes:
- the nkx1.2lb gene encoding NK1 transcription factor-related protein 1 produces the protein MNRDKVQVGDISIEPPATGIAAQTAVIVVASPESVDMEAHGEKRIASGELAVFSCPAARDVLQAESRENSVRQDAPALPPPSTPRTTSFSVLDILDPNKFTSKRQSVTRTGCDSGCGFGTENRSEDSNHAADQKSYPEEYDCKKSSGLLKDGFVFRSSECESDFTRGNHTDSEMQDDLCSDESSGALTGNADGEDEDPVMKCPSPGSQQSQQSSSNGQNQQGKSKRKRSGSDSKSGKPRRARTAFTYEQLVALENKFKSTRYLSVCERLNLALSLSLTETQVKIWFQNRRTKWKKQNPGADTSAPTGGGGGGPNGPNGGLGGLSPLSPSPPMGGHLSMHANYPSHTPGGLVCTTQLPFLPSHAVLSPFMLSSQTYGAPAFYTPHL